A portion of the Gigantopelta aegis isolate Gae_Host chromosome 10, Gae_host_genome, whole genome shotgun sequence genome contains these proteins:
- the LOC121382839 gene encoding uncharacterized protein LOC121382839, translating to MVTSTGFSYANRFMGYVTEGLIVVAIAYGFYKLWNHFYLDDEYFESLAPPANNQQVYCRVLVIGLDDAGKTRFTRSFCKGKDRTEHPREKTTAVYVNSVRLGSTRLDMWDGT from the exons ATGGTAACGTCGACTGGTTTCTCGTACGCCAACAGGTTCATGGGTTATGTAACAGAAGGTTTAATCGTAGTAGCGATTGCCTATGGATTTTACAAACTATGGAATCATTTCTACCTTGATGATGAATATTTTGAGTCGCTGGCACCACCAGCAAAT AACCAACAGGTCTACTGCCGCGTCCTCGTGATCGGGCTGGATGATGCTGGGAAGACGAGGTTTACCAGAAGCTTCTGTAAAGGAAAAGACCGCACGGAACACCCAAGAGAAAAAACAACGGCAGTCTACGTCAACTCGGTCCGCTTGGGATCCACGCGTCTCgatatgtgggatggtacataa
- the LOC121384508 gene encoding uncharacterized protein LOC121384508 isoform X3, translated as MSKELPGGAQNDSSVFSLLRNFDRYNDDNFKLSQTPPGGLNSPPNSATQKSRFPTLEQEDKNTVIIHTSGPSGPSPVNSDKPGNIHASVGQPSYAISDEVLRSKLTAVTPGRSSASQAASQAPHSSDQTSPSSKTIAKLYEKAVGRTSQSQPSSPHIVRRMVRISSMDNFEKISGGKGEMKEELVMAGKSQVVAASAASVAVASSEQEHAKRMCPVPEMSSDSMDSAFPQTNRSRSGLGQWLWGKESKVTVKDREMNFISPTSF; from the exons ATGAGTAAAGAGTTGCCTGGAGGGGCTCAAAATGATTCTAGTGTATTCTCATTGCTGCGTAACTTTGATCGATACAACGATGACAATTTCAAGCTGTCACAGACACCACCGGGAGGACTAAACTCACCTCCAAACAGTGCCACGCAGAAGAGTAGATTCCCTACTCTGGAACAAGAGGACAAGAACACAGTAATCATTCATACCAGTGGACCATCAG GACCATCTCCGGTAAATTCCGACAAGCCCGGGAATATCCACGCCAGTGTCGGGCAGCCAAGTTATGCTATCAGTGACGAGGTCTTGAGAAGCAAACTCACAGCTGTGACTCCCGGCAGATCATCAGCATCACAAGCTGCATCACAGGCCCCACACAGCAGTGACCAGACATCTCCTTCCTCTAAGACAATAGCCAAGCTCTACGAGAAGGCTGTCGGCCGGACCTCTCAGTCCCAGCCCTCCTCTCCGCACATTGTGCGAAGGATGGTGAGAATTTCATCGATGGACAACTTTGAGAAGATTAGTGGAGGAAAAGGAGAGATGAAGGAGGAGTTGGTGATGGCCGGGAAGAGTCAGGTTGTGGCAGCATCAGCAGCTTCTGTAGCAGTGGCTTCCTCTGAGCAGGAACATGCCAAAAGGATGTGTCCAGTTCCAGAGATGAGTTCCGATTCTATGGACTCTGCGTTCCCACAGACTAACCGGTCACGATCAGGGTTAGGGCAGTGGCTGTGGGGCAAGGAGTCAAAAGTGACAGTGAAAGATAGGGAAATGAATTTCATTTCACCTACCTCGTTTTGA
- the LOC121384508 gene encoding uncharacterized protein LOC121384508 isoform X1: MSKELPGGAQNDSSVFSLLRNFDRYNDDNFKLSQTPPGGLNSPPNSATQKSRFPTLEQEDKNTVIIHTSGPSVVGFSPVGPSPVNSDKPGNIHASVGQPSYAISDEVLRSKLTAVTPGRSSASQAASQAPHSSDQTSPSSKTIAKLYEKAVGRTSQSQPSSPHIVRRMVRISSMDNFEKISGGKGEMKEELVMAGKSQVVAASAASVAVASSEQEHAKRMCPVPEMSSDSMDSAFPQTNRSRSGLGQWLWGKESKVTVKDREMNFISPTSF; the protein is encoded by the exons ATGAGTAAAGAGTTGCCTGGAGGGGCTCAAAATGATTCTAGTGTATTCTCATTGCTGCGTAACTTTGATCGATACAACGATGACAATTTCAAGCTGTCACAGACACCACCGGGAGGACTAAACTCACCTCCAAACAGTGCCACGCAGAAGAGTAGATTCCCTACTCTGGAACAAGAGGACAAGAACACAGTAATCATTCATACCAGTGGACCATCAG TTGTGGGTTTCTCACCAGTAGGACCATCTCCGGTAAATTCCGACAAGCCCGGGAATATCCACGCCAGTGTCGGGCAGCCAAGTTATGCTATCAGTGACGAGGTCTTGAGAAGCAAACTCACAGCTGTGACTCCCGGCAGATCATCAGCATCACAAGCTGCATCACAGGCCCCACACAGCAGTGACCAGACATCTCCTTCCTCTAAGACAATAGCCAAGCTCTACGAGAAGGCTGTCGGCCGGACCTCTCAGTCCCAGCCCTCCTCTCCGCACATTGTGCGAAGGATGGTGAGAATTTCATCGATGGACAACTTTGAGAAGATTAGTGGAGGAAAAGGAGAGATGAAGGAGGAGTTGGTGATGGCCGGGAAGAGTCAGGTTGTGGCAGCATCAGCAGCTTCTGTAGCAGTGGCTTCCTCTGAGCAGGAACATGCCAAAAGGATGTGTCCAGTTCCAGAGATGAGTTCCGATTCTATGGACTCTGCGTTCCCACAGACTAACCGGTCACGATCAGGGTTAGGGCAGTGGCTGTGGGGCAAGGAGTCAAAAGTGACAGTGAAAGATAGGGAAATGAATTTCATTTCACCTACCTCGTTTTGA
- the LOC121384508 gene encoding uncharacterized protein LOC121384508 isoform X2 translates to MSKELPGGAQNDSSVFSLLRNFDRYNDDNFKLSQTPPGGLNSPPNSATQKSRFPTLEQEDKNTVIIHTSGPSVGPSPVNSDKPGNIHASVGQPSYAISDEVLRSKLTAVTPGRSSASQAASQAPHSSDQTSPSSKTIAKLYEKAVGRTSQSQPSSPHIVRRMVRISSMDNFEKISGGKGEMKEELVMAGKSQVVAASAASVAVASSEQEHAKRMCPVPEMSSDSMDSAFPQTNRSRSGLGQWLWGKESKVTVKDREMNFISPTSF, encoded by the exons ATGAGTAAAGAGTTGCCTGGAGGGGCTCAAAATGATTCTAGTGTATTCTCATTGCTGCGTAACTTTGATCGATACAACGATGACAATTTCAAGCTGTCACAGACACCACCGGGAGGACTAAACTCACCTCCAAACAGTGCCACGCAGAAGAGTAGATTCCCTACTCTGGAACAAGAGGACAAGAACACAGTAATCATTCATACCAGTGGACCATCAG TAGGACCATCTCCGGTAAATTCCGACAAGCCCGGGAATATCCACGCCAGTGTCGGGCAGCCAAGTTATGCTATCAGTGACGAGGTCTTGAGAAGCAAACTCACAGCTGTGACTCCCGGCAGATCATCAGCATCACAAGCTGCATCACAGGCCCCACACAGCAGTGACCAGACATCTCCTTCCTCTAAGACAATAGCCAAGCTCTACGAGAAGGCTGTCGGCCGGACCTCTCAGTCCCAGCCCTCCTCTCCGCACATTGTGCGAAGGATGGTGAGAATTTCATCGATGGACAACTTTGAGAAGATTAGTGGAGGAAAAGGAGAGATGAAGGAGGAGTTGGTGATGGCCGGGAAGAGTCAGGTTGTGGCAGCATCAGCAGCTTCTGTAGCAGTGGCTTCCTCTGAGCAGGAACATGCCAAAAGGATGTGTCCAGTTCCAGAGATGAGTTCCGATTCTATGGACTCTGCGTTCCCACAGACTAACCGGTCACGATCAGGGTTAGGGCAGTGGCTGTGGGGCAAGGAGTCAAAAGTGACAGTGAAAGATAGGGAAATGAATTTCATTTCACCTACCTCGTTTTGA